The window TAGTGATGTCGTCGGCCTATCCCCGATTTTAATGAATGACTCCGTATCTGCTAATGCTACTGAACATCTATACGAACAACTATTTAAGCTAAATGGGGATACGATGGAAATTGAACCGTTACTAGCAGAATCCTATGAGAACCCCGATGAGCTCACTTGGACTATTAAACTTAAAGAAGATATTACATTTCATGATGGAACACCGTTTAATGCGGAAGCTGTAAAATATACATTTGAAAAACTGCGCGACCCCGCAACGGCGGCCCCGCGTGCTTCACTTATGGAACCAATCGACACAATTACTGTTATTGATGAACATACGGTTGAAATCAAAACACTTTACCCGTATGGACCATTTCTTTCAACGTTATCGCATACTAACGCGGCTATTGTAAGCCCTACAGCTGATCAGAAACAGGATTTAATGAAAGATCCAGTAGGGACAGGCCCATATAAATTCGTAAGTTGGACGTCTGGAGATCAGGTTGTAATGGAGGCAAACGAAGACTACTGGGGTGGGAAACCAGAAATGGATAAATTTACAATAAAGGTTGTACCTGAAATTTCTACAGCTATTTCCATGCTTCAAGCAGGGGAAGTTCAGTTCATCGATAATCTTCCAACAGAGCAAATTGAGCGTCTGGAAGGGATGAAAAATATTAATATCGAGAAAAAAGAAGGAACGACAATTTACTATCTTACATTTAACCATGCAAAGGACCGTAACCAAGATCCTGAGTTCAGAAAAGCTGTAGCCAGCGCAATTGACCGTGATGCATTCATTTCAAAATTGAATGGACTGGGTGTTCGCAGTGATAGCATTCTTGGACCAAAAGTTTTTGGCTATAATGAATCGAATGACAAGGCGGGGACTCCGTATGACGTAGAGGCGGCCAAAGCACTTGTTGAAAAAAATGGATATGGCAATGAACCAATCAAGTTACTGACGGCGAATCGTTCTAATTTCATTCTTATGGCTGAAATCGTGCAAGCTCAATTGACGGATGCAGGTTTCAAAGTTCAAATCGAATCGATGGAGTGGGCCACTTTCCTAGATGCAGCAAGAGCGGGAGAATATGATCTTACGTTTCTAAGTTGGGCGAACGTAACGGCTGATGGATCTGAAATGTTCTATCCGAACTTCCATAGTGATAACGTCGGTTCTTCCAACCGCGCTCATTACAGTAACGCTGAATTTGATAAGCTTGTAGATGCTTCAAGAAGCACAATTGATCAGGACGAGCGTAAAAAGTATTTGGAGCAAGCAAATAAACTAATGCTCGATGAAGACGTGGCCGTCGTTATGAACCACGGTTTTGTAACAGCTGCATTAAACAAAGATTATTCTGGTCTGCAACTTGATCCGAATGGAAAATGGTATATCACTAACGTTACAAGAAAGTAGGAGAAGTCATGAAGGAGACATTGCTTGAAGTGAAAAATCTAGTCACTGTTTTCCGGACGAAGGAAGGAACACTTCCTGCTGTCCGGGACGTCTCCTTTTCAATTAATAAAGGAGAGACATTGTGCATTGTGGGAGAATCTGGATGTGGGAAAAGTATTACTTCTCTTTCTGTAATGGGACTCTTACCCTCTAACGGTGACATATCATCAGGAGAAATTCTATTGGGCGGCAAACCGATTCATAATCTGCAACCTGAAGAAATTAGGAAAATACGCGGTAATCAGATGTCGATGATTTTTCAAGAACCGATGACTGCTCTTAATCCAGTGCTTACAATTGGTTTCCAACTGACTGAGCCGTTAATGTTGCACCATAAGTTGACGAAAAAGCAAGCCTATGAGCAAGGTGTAAAATTACTGGAGCAGGTAGGCATGCCATATCCTGAGAAACGGATTAGACAATATCCTCATGAGTTGAGTGGAGGAATGCGACAACGTGTTATGATTGCCATCGCACTTTCATGCAACCCTCAATTACTTATTGCGGATGAGCCGACAACTGCACTGGACGTAACGATTCAAGCTCAAATACTTGATCTTATCAAAGAACTAAAAGAAAAACTTGATATGGGAATCATGATGATTACGCATGACATGGGGGTTGTAGCAGAAGTAGCTGAAAGGGTTATGGTCATGTATGCCGGCCAAAAAGTAGAGGAAGCACCTGTAGGAGAAATTTTTGACAATCCGAAACATCCATATACAATTGGTCTTCTCAATTCGGTTCCAGATATCGACAATCCAGAATTTGAACTCGAAGCTATTCCGGGTTCTCTACCTAGTCTGAGCGAAGAGATTTCAGGTTGTCGTTTTCATCCACGGTGTAAATTTGCTATGGATAAATGCCGGATAGATTCACCGCCCGAATTTAAAGTTTCGAATGGACATACAGTAA of the Sporosarcina sp. FSL K6-1508 genome contains:
- a CDS encoding ABC transporter ATP-binding protein: MKETLLEVKNLVTVFRTKEGTLPAVRDVSFSINKGETLCIVGESGCGKSITSLSVMGLLPSNGDISSGEILLGGKPIHNLQPEEIRKIRGNQMSMIFQEPMTALNPVLTIGFQLTEPLMLHHKLTKKQAYEQGVKLLEQVGMPYPEKRIRQYPHELSGGMRQRVMIAIALSCNPQLLIADEPTTALDVTIQAQILDLIKELKEKLDMGIMMITHDMGVVAEVAERVMVMYAGQKVEEAPVGEIFDNPKHPYTIGLLNSVPDIDNPEFELEAIPGSLPSLSEEISGCRFHPRCKFAMDKCRIDSPPEFKVSNGHTVSCWLQEEVELHGGDNEKQGKGIDSEGKGTIGVAGSEKVLSH
- a CDS encoding glutathione ABC transporter substrate-binding protein; the encoded protein is MKKKLLVIIIASFLLLLAACSDGETSGKGNSNKGSEKSIVFATTSDVVGLSPILMNDSVSANATEHLYEQLFKLNGDTMEIEPLLAESYENPDELTWTIKLKEDITFHDGTPFNAEAVKYTFEKLRDPATAAPRASLMEPIDTITVIDEHTVEIKTLYPYGPFLSTLSHTNAAIVSPTADQKQDLMKDPVGTGPYKFVSWTSGDQVVMEANEDYWGGKPEMDKFTIKVVPEISTAISMLQAGEVQFIDNLPTEQIERLEGMKNINIEKKEGTTIYYLTFNHAKDRNQDPEFRKAVASAIDRDAFISKLNGLGVRSDSILGPKVFGYNESNDKAGTPYDVEAAKALVEKNGYGNEPIKLLTANRSNFILMAEIVQAQLTDAGFKVQIESMEWATFLDAARAGEYDLTFLSWANVTADGSEMFYPNFHSDNVGSSNRAHYSNAEFDKLVDASRSTIDQDERKKYLEQANKLMLDEDVAVVMNHGFVTAALNKDYSGLQLDPNGKWYITNVTRK